A window of Streptomyces sp. SAI-127 contains these coding sequences:
- a CDS encoding chitinase: protein MSALSAGLVGLGGGGALAAPSSPSLTAFGKPLPAHVAAPYVETWTGESPAALAAASGNKYLTMAFLQTATVGSCTAYWNGESGQPISKASFGPDIATIQARGGDVIPSFGGWSADTTGTELADSCTSVDAIAEVFKSLVTTYGISRIDLDIEGDSINNAAGIDRRNKAIAKVQRWAERTGRTVQFSYTLPTSTTGLAANGLAVLQNAVDNGARVDVVNLMTFDYYDGATHDMAADTRTAAEGLHGQLAALYPHKSSTKLWSMIGVIEMPGIDDYGPEETFTVENAVAVEQWAEARQINSLSFWALQRDNGGCPGTGGSNSCSGIVQDTWAFSHTFEKFTSGGHS from the coding sequence GTGAGCGCTCTGTCCGCCGGGCTCGTCGGACTCGGGGGAGGGGGCGCACTCGCGGCGCCGTCCTCCCCCTCGCTCACGGCCTTCGGCAAGCCCCTGCCCGCCCACGTGGCGGCGCCCTACGTCGAGACGTGGACGGGCGAGAGCCCGGCCGCGCTCGCCGCCGCCTCCGGCAACAAGTACCTCACCATGGCCTTCCTTCAGACGGCCACAGTGGGTTCCTGCACCGCCTACTGGAACGGTGAGAGCGGTCAGCCGATCTCGAAGGCGTCCTTCGGCCCTGACATCGCCACCATCCAGGCGCGCGGCGGCGACGTCATCCCGTCCTTCGGCGGCTGGTCCGCGGACACGACCGGCACGGAGCTGGCCGACAGCTGCACCAGCGTCGACGCCATCGCCGAGGTGTTCAAGAGCCTCGTCACGACCTACGGCATCAGCCGCATCGACCTCGACATCGAGGGCGACTCGATCAACAACGCCGCCGGGATCGACCGCCGCAACAAGGCGATCGCCAAGGTCCAGCGCTGGGCCGAACGCACCGGCCGCACCGTGCAGTTCTCCTACACCCTCCCGACCTCCACGACCGGCCTCGCGGCCAACGGCCTCGCCGTGCTCCAGAACGCCGTCGACAACGGCGCACGCGTGGATGTCGTCAACCTCATGACGTTCGACTACTACGACGGCGCCACGCACGACATGGCGGCCGACACCAGGACGGCCGCCGAGGGGCTGCACGGCCAGCTCGCCGCCCTCTACCCGCACAAGAGCTCCACGAAGCTGTGGAGCATGATCGGCGTCATCGAGATGCCCGGCATCGACGACTACGGCCCCGAGGAGACCTTCACCGTCGAGAACGCGGTCGCGGTGGAGCAGTGGGCCGAGGCAAGGCAGATCAACAGTCTCTCCTTCTGGGCACTCCAGCGCGACAACGGCGGCTGCCCCGGCACCGGCGGCTCCAACTCCTGCTCCGGCATCGTCCAGGACACCTGGGCCTTCAGCCACACCTTCGAGAAGTTCACGAGCGGCGGTCACAGCTAG
- a CDS encoding aromatic ring-hydroxylating dioxygenase subunit alpha, giving the protein MPHTTAFARNQWYVAAYSHEVGREELLGRTILGEPLVFYRTEEDGTPVALADRCVHRRFPLHEKPSRLDGDRLVCGYHGFTYDTTGTCVYVPGQKRVPRTARVASYPVVELDSLIWVWIGDPALADADTIPRARHLDSPGWVTVRGMEPIDADYGLLVDNLLDLSHETYLHGGYIGTPEVAETPITTEVDEGAGIVRVSRHMDDAECPPFYAKSTGISGRITRWQDIEYHAPCLYLLHSRIAPVGVLPEADGSDPNGFHTEITYAITPSSDGHVYDFWMVSRDWATEDAEVTEFLRGNNHTVVMQDVDALNLLQRTLGTERTGYQELSINIDTGGLAARRILARLVEEGDKPVEKVL; this is encoded by the coding sequence ATGCCGCACACGACCGCCTTCGCCAGGAACCAGTGGTACGTCGCCGCCTACAGCCATGAGGTCGGACGCGAGGAGTTGCTCGGCCGGACGATCCTCGGTGAGCCGCTCGTGTTCTACCGGACCGAGGAGGACGGGACGCCCGTCGCACTCGCCGACCGGTGTGTGCACCGCCGGTTCCCGCTGCACGAGAAGCCCAGCCGGCTCGACGGCGACCGGCTCGTGTGCGGGTACCACGGGTTCACGTACGACACGACGGGCACCTGCGTGTACGTGCCGGGCCAGAAGCGCGTCCCGCGCACCGCGCGGGTCGCCTCCTACCCCGTCGTCGAGCTGGACTCCCTGATCTGGGTATGGATCGGCGACCCGGCCCTCGCCGACGCCGACACCATCCCGCGGGCCAGGCACCTCGACTCCCCCGGCTGGGTCACCGTCCGCGGCATGGAGCCGATCGACGCCGACTACGGTCTGCTGGTCGACAACCTCCTCGACCTCTCCCACGAGACCTATCTGCACGGCGGCTACATCGGCACCCCCGAGGTGGCCGAGACGCCGATCACCACGGAGGTCGACGAGGGCGCGGGCATCGTGCGGGTGAGCCGGCACATGGACGACGCCGAGTGCCCGCCCTTCTACGCCAAGTCCACCGGGATCAGCGGCCGGATCACGCGCTGGCAGGACATCGAGTACCACGCGCCCTGTCTGTATCTGCTGCACAGCCGCATCGCCCCGGTCGGCGTGCTTCCCGAGGCCGACGGCAGCGACCCGAACGGCTTCCACACCGAGATCACGTACGCCATCACGCCGTCCAGCGACGGTCACGTGTACGACTTCTGGATGGTCTCGCGCGACTGGGCGACCGAGGACGCCGAGGTCACCGAGTTCCTGCGGGGCAACAACCACACCGTCGTCATGCAGGACGTGGACGCGCTCAACCTGCTGCAGCGGACGCTCGGCACCGAGCGCACCGGCTACCAGGAGCTGAGCATCAACATCGACACCGGCGGTCTCGCCGCCCGCCGCATCCTCGCCCGGCTGGTCGAGGAGGGCGACAAGCCCGTGGAGAAGGTCCTGTGA
- a CDS encoding PDR/VanB family oxidoreductase, translating into MSDAYEAELVVDRRDSAADGVLALTLRHPLGEQLPQWEPGAHIDVVLGPGLERQYSLCGDPADRTAWRIAVLREPAGRGGSAHVHEQLGQGDKVRVRGPRNHFTLRPAPRYRFIAGGIGITPILPMLAAAEAQGAEWTLLYGGRTRESMAFTEELSRYGDRVTVAPQDETGLLDLPSVLDGVPEGTLVYCCGPGPLLDAVEERCPAGLLHVERFTPKEQPAAENTEFEVELAQTGTTVTVAPDVSVLDAVRASGVEVLFSCTEGTCGTCETDVLDGTPDHRDSVLTDEEREAGETMMICVSRCRGKKLVLDL; encoded by the coding sequence ATGAGTGACGCGTACGAAGCCGAACTCGTCGTCGACCGCAGGGACTCGGCGGCCGACGGCGTGCTCGCCCTCACCCTGCGCCACCCGCTGGGCGAACAGCTCCCGCAGTGGGAGCCCGGCGCCCACATCGACGTGGTGCTCGGACCCGGTCTGGAGCGCCAGTACTCCCTGTGCGGCGACCCGGCCGACCGCACCGCCTGGCGGATCGCCGTGCTGCGCGAGCCCGCGGGGCGCGGCGGATCCGCCCATGTGCACGAGCAGTTGGGGCAGGGTGACAAGGTCAGGGTGCGCGGCCCGCGCAACCACTTCACCCTGCGGCCCGCACCCCGCTACCGCTTCATCGCGGGCGGCATCGGCATCACCCCGATCCTCCCGATGCTCGCGGCGGCGGAGGCCCAGGGCGCGGAGTGGACCCTGCTGTACGGCGGGCGGACACGCGAATCCATGGCGTTCACCGAGGAGTTGAGCCGTTACGGCGATCGGGTCACCGTCGCTCCCCAGGACGAGACCGGCCTCCTGGACCTGCCGTCGGTGCTCGACGGGGTCCCCGAGGGAACCCTCGTCTACTGCTGCGGGCCCGGCCCGCTGCTCGACGCGGTGGAGGAGCGCTGCCCGGCCGGACTGCTGCACGTGGAGCGGTTCACGCCGAAGGAGCAACCGGCCGCGGAGAACACGGAGTTCGAGGTCGAGCTGGCACAGACCGGCACGACGGTCACCGTCGCCCCGGACGTCTCGGTGCTCGACGCCGTGCGCGCCTCGGGTGTGGAGGTGCTGTTCTCGTGCACCGAGGGCACCTGCGGCACCTGTGAGACCGACGTCCTCGACGGCACCCCGGACCACCGGGACTCGGTGCTCACGGACGAGGAGCGGGAGGCCGGGGAGACGATGATGATCTGTGTGTCCCGGTGCCGTGGGAAGAAGCTGGTACTGGACCTGTAG
- a CDS encoding IclR family transcriptional regulator C-terminal domain-containing protein, giving the protein MSPAARAPHFVRSLERGLAVIRAFDADHPELTLSEVARACGLTRAAARRFLLTLADLGYVRAGGRTYRLTPRVLELGYSYLSSFSLAQIAEPHLEQLVESTRESSSLCVLDGDDIVYVARVPARRIMTASITVGTRFPAHVTSVGRVILAHLPQEEIEVRLAHAELTPLTARTIVAPDLLRAELDRVRRQGYALVDQELEEGLRSIAAPVRDRGGEVVAAVNIPVQAGRTTLAALRRDLLPPLLETVAGIEADLGMATGPVPASSHGTGTHRSSSSPRPPAPRP; this is encoded by the coding sequence ATGTCCCCAGCAGCCCGCGCTCCCCATTTCGTACGTTCCCTCGAGCGCGGCCTCGCCGTCATCCGCGCCTTCGACGCCGACCACCCGGAACTCACCCTCAGCGAAGTCGCCCGCGCCTGCGGACTGACCCGCGCCGCGGCCCGCCGCTTCCTGCTGACGCTGGCCGATCTCGGATACGTCCGCGCCGGCGGCCGCACCTACCGGCTCACCCCGCGCGTCCTCGAGCTCGGCTACTCCTACCTGTCGAGCTTCTCGCTGGCCCAGATCGCCGAACCGCATCTGGAGCAACTGGTGGAGAGCACAAGGGAGTCGTCGTCCCTGTGCGTACTCGACGGCGACGACATCGTGTACGTCGCCAGGGTTCCCGCGCGTCGCATCATGACCGCGTCGATCACCGTCGGCACCCGTTTCCCGGCCCATGTCACCTCGGTCGGTCGGGTGATCCTCGCCCATCTGCCGCAGGAGGAGATCGAAGTACGCCTCGCCCACGCCGAGTTGACCCCGCTCACCGCCCGCACCATCGTCGCCCCCGACCTTCTGCGGGCGGAACTCGACCGGGTACGCCGACAGGGGTACGCCCTCGTCGACCAGGAGCTGGAGGAGGGGCTGCGCTCGATCGCCGCCCCGGTGCGGGACCGGGGCGGCGAGGTGGTGGCGGCGGTCAACATCCCCGTGCAGGCGGGGCGTACGACACTCGCCGCCCTGCGGCGGGACCTGCTGCCGCCACTGCTGGAGACGGTCGCGGGCATCGAGGCCGATCTCGGGATGGCTACAGGTCCAGTACCAGCTTCTTCCCACGGCACCGGGACACACAGATCATCATCGTCTCCCCGGCCTCCCGCTCCTCGTCCGTGA
- a CDS encoding ABC transporter substrate-binding protein, with protein sequence MRRQLVALAAGALLVTASACGSSGDSGDSDSGSSSGGTTTVKLGLIPIVDVAPVYLGQKKGFYGKRGLKLEISTASGGAAIVPGVASGQFQFGFSNVTSLLIAQSSGVPVKAVSNGIASTGVAGKDFAAIAVKNGSSIKSAKDLEGKKVAINTLKNINESAVRESVRKDGGDPDKVKFVELAFDQMPAALDSGQVDAACAVEPALATIKSQGGQVIASPMVDVAQGTTVAMYFTSTRYQQQNADVVKKFQEATAESLAYADAHPDEARQIITTYTKIPASVLAQVTLPKWPAEPNKESIEALAKLGEEDGFFKKTPDVDALLP encoded by the coding sequence ATGCGTCGTCAGCTCGTCGCCCTCGCGGCCGGAGCATTACTGGTCACCGCGTCGGCCTGTGGTTCGTCCGGTGACTCGGGGGACTCGGACTCGGGATCGTCGTCCGGCGGCACCACCACCGTCAAGCTCGGCCTCATTCCGATCGTCGATGTCGCGCCGGTCTATCTCGGCCAGAAGAAAGGCTTCTACGGCAAGCGCGGGCTGAAGCTCGAGATATCGACCGCGTCCGGCGGCGCGGCGATCGTGCCCGGAGTCGCCAGTGGGCAGTTCCAGTTCGGTTTCTCCAACGTCACCTCCCTGCTGATCGCCCAGTCGTCGGGGGTGCCGGTCAAGGCGGTCTCCAACGGCATCGCCTCAACGGGCGTGGCGGGCAAGGACTTTGCGGCGATCGCGGTGAAGAACGGCAGCTCGATCAAGTCCGCGAAGGACCTGGAGGGCAAGAAGGTCGCCATCAACACGCTGAAGAACATCAACGAGTCCGCGGTGCGCGAGTCGGTCCGCAAGGACGGCGGCGACCCGGACAAGGTGAAGTTCGTGGAGCTGGCCTTCGACCAGATGCCGGCCGCTCTCGACAGCGGCCAGGTCGACGCGGCCTGCGCGGTCGAGCCCGCGCTCGCCACCATCAAGAGCCAGGGCGGCCAGGTGATCGCCTCCCCCATGGTGGACGTGGCGCAGGGCACCACGGTCGCCATGTACTTCACCTCGACGCGGTACCAGCAGCAGAACGCCGACGTGGTGAAGAAGTTCCAGGAGGCCACGGCCGAGTCCCTCGCCTACGCGGACGCCCACCCGGACGAGGCACGCCAGATCATCACGACGTACACCAAGATCCCGGCATCCGTGCTGGCGCAGGTGACTCTCCCGAAGTGGCCGGCCGAGCCGAACAAGGAGTCCATCGAGGCGCTGGCGAAGCTGGGCGAGGAGGACGGGTTCTTCAAGAAGACCCCCGACGTGGACGCGCTGCTTCCGTGA
- a CDS encoding ABC transporter permease — protein sequence MRLQNAALGAAGLAAFLALGEAVPRLGLVKEEYFPPTSRIASAFADELSDGAFWTALGDTLTGWALGLAIAVSAGIVIGVIVSVVPYLREATASTIEFLRPIPSVALIPLAVLLYGSELRSVLLLVVYAAFWQVLIQTLYGVQDVDPVADETARSYGLGTWARIRHVLWPTALPYVMTGVRLAAAVALILAITGELVIGAPGLGARIAVAQNSQAVPEMYALIVVTGLLGLLINVGARTVERRALAWHQSVRGEVAV from the coding sequence GTGAGGCTCCAGAACGCGGCGCTGGGCGCCGCAGGACTCGCGGCCTTCCTCGCCCTGGGCGAGGCGGTGCCGCGGCTCGGTCTGGTCAAGGAGGAGTACTTCCCGCCGACCAGCCGGATCGCGAGTGCCTTCGCCGACGAACTCTCCGACGGCGCGTTCTGGACGGCGCTCGGCGACACCCTCACCGGCTGGGCACTGGGCCTGGCCATCGCCGTCTCCGCGGGGATCGTCATCGGCGTGATCGTCTCCGTCGTGCCGTATCTGCGCGAGGCGACGGCGTCGACGATCGAGTTCCTCCGCCCCATCCCCTCGGTCGCCCTCATCCCGCTGGCGGTGCTGCTGTACGGCAGCGAACTGCGCTCGGTGCTGCTGCTCGTCGTGTACGCCGCCTTCTGGCAGGTCCTCATCCAGACGCTCTACGGCGTCCAGGACGTCGACCCCGTCGCCGACGAGACGGCACGGTCGTACGGCCTCGGCACCTGGGCGCGGATCCGGCATGTGCTGTGGCCGACCGCGCTGCCGTATGTGATGACCGGTGTCCGGCTGGCCGCGGCCGTCGCGCTGATCCTCGCCATCACCGGTGAACTCGTCATCGGGGCACCGGGGTTGGGCGCCCGGATCGCGGTCGCACAGAACTCGCAGGCGGTCCCGGAGATGTACGCGCTGATCGTGGTGACCGGTCTTCTGGGGCTGCTCATCAACGTCGGCGCGCGTACCGTGGAGCGACGGGCGCTGGCCTGGCACCAGTCGGTGCGCGGGGAGGTGGCGGTGTGA
- a CDS encoding ABC transporter permease subunit, with product MKRLVLRLVFVLALPALLVAVWWLASDGSTNVFWPPLRTILQTFPDVWTAERLRADVLPSIWRLAAGYALAAVVGVAVGTVIGSYRRVRAVCEPVLEFLRAVPPPVLLPVIMLFAGIGDTMKVTVIASGCVWPILLNTVEGVRAVDPVMLETARSYGITGPSRLRNLVLRSASPQIFAGLRQSLSIGIILMVISEMSAASNGIGFTIVQFQRSFAVPDMWTGILVLGLLGYLLSVLFQLVERRVLAWYHGLRASTRRSP from the coding sequence GTGAAGCGGCTCGTTCTCCGGCTGGTCTTCGTGCTCGCGCTGCCCGCGCTGCTGGTCGCCGTCTGGTGGCTCGCGTCGGACGGCAGCACCAACGTCTTCTGGCCGCCACTGCGCACGATCCTGCAGACCTTCCCGGACGTGTGGACCGCCGAGCGCCTGCGCGCCGACGTCCTGCCCAGCATCTGGCGACTGGCGGCCGGTTACGCGCTGGCGGCCGTCGTCGGGGTGGCGGTCGGCACGGTCATCGGCTCCTACCGGCGGGTGCGGGCGGTGTGCGAACCGGTCCTGGAGTTCCTGCGGGCGGTCCCGCCGCCGGTTCTGCTCCCGGTCATCATGCTGTTCGCGGGCATCGGCGACACCATGAAGGTCACGGTGATCGCGAGCGGCTGTGTCTGGCCGATCCTGCTCAACACGGTCGAGGGCGTGCGCGCGGTCGACCCGGTGATGCTGGAGACGGCCCGTTCCTACGGCATCACCGGCCCCTCGCGCCTGCGCAACCTGGTGCTGCGCTCGGCGAGTCCGCAGATCTTCGCGGGTCTGCGCCAGTCCCTCTCGATCGGCATCATCCTGATGGTCATCAGCGAGATGTCCGCGGCCAGCAACGGCATCGGTTTCACCATCGTCCAGTTCCAGCGCAGTTTCGCGGTCCCCGACATGTGGACCGGGATCCTCGTCCTCGGTCTGCTCGGCTATCTGCTCTCCGTCCTCTTCCAGCTGGTCGAGCGGCGGGTCCTCGCCTGGTACCACGGTCTGCGCGCCTCGACCCGGCGGTCCCCGTGA
- a CDS encoding ABC transporter ATP-binding protein: MRAQLGVSGLQKVYEGSGRRVEAVRDLTFTVEAGELVCLVGPSGCGKTTLLKCMGGLLTPTAGEVHLAGRKVSGPPPGMAFVFQEYGRSLFPWMRVADNIELPLKQKDLSRARRRELVADALESVDLTEAAGAYPWQLSGGMQQRVAIARALAYEPEVLLMDEPFAAVDAQTRADLEDLVRRLWRERGITILFVTHDIDEAVYLGERVIVLSASPTVVQEQLKVDLPDERDQLHTRVAPRFAELRTHVYEQIQAAKRGVAQDAVVTKSDTPPPR, translated from the coding sequence ATGCGCGCGCAACTTGGCGTATCCGGCCTGCAGAAGGTCTACGAGGGTTCCGGCCGCCGTGTGGAGGCGGTCCGCGACCTCACCTTCACCGTCGAAGCGGGCGAACTCGTGTGTCTCGTCGGCCCGTCGGGCTGCGGCAAGACGACGCTGCTGAAGTGCATGGGCGGTCTGCTCACCCCGACCGCCGGCGAAGTCCACCTGGCGGGACGGAAGGTGAGCGGTCCCCCGCCCGGGATGGCCTTCGTCTTCCAGGAGTACGGCCGCAGCCTCTTCCCCTGGATGCGCGTCGCCGACAACATCGAACTGCCGCTGAAGCAGAAGGACTTGAGCAGGGCGAGACGACGTGAGCTGGTCGCCGACGCACTGGAGTCGGTGGACCTCACGGAGGCCGCCGGGGCGTATCCCTGGCAGCTCTCCGGCGGTATGCAGCAGCGCGTCGCGATCGCCCGGGCCCTCGCGTACGAGCCCGAAGTCCTGCTGATGGACGAGCCGTTCGCGGCCGTGGACGCCCAGACCCGCGCCGACCTGGAGGATCTGGTACGACGGCTGTGGCGGGAGCGCGGCATCACGATCCTGTTCGTCACCCACGACATCGACGAGGCGGTCTACCTGGGCGAGCGGGTGATCGTGCTGTCGGCCTCCCCCACGGTCGTGCAGGAGCAGCTGAAGGTCGATCTTCCGGACGAACGGGACCAGTTGCACACGCGTGTGGCCCCGCGCTTCGCCGAACTGCGCACCCATGTGTACGAGCAGATCCAGGCGGCGAAGCGCGGAGTCGCTCAGGACGCCGTCGTCACGAAGTCGGATACGCCTCCACCTCGCTGA
- a CDS encoding discoidin domain-containing protein has protein sequence MRRSVRGMPVITVVALSAGLLTATAPTAHAAAGATLPFTSVEAESATTTGTRIGPDHTQGTLASEASGRQAVQLASGRRVEFTVPRAANAVNVAYSVPDGQAGTLNVYVNGTRLAKTLPVTSKYSYIDTSWIPGAKTHHFFDNARLLLGQNVQAGDKVAFEAAGTQVTVDVADFEQVAAAAGQPAGSVSVTSKGADPTGNGDSTQAFREAISAAQGGVVWIPPGDYRLTSALSGVQNVTLQGAGSWHSVVHSSRFVDQSGSSGGVHIKDFAVIGEVTERVDSNPDNFVNGSLGRGSSVSGMWLQHLKVGLWLTGDNDNLVVENNRFLDMTADGLNLNGNARGVRVRNNFLRNQGDDALAMWSLYAPDTNSSFENNTISQPNLANGIAIYGGTDIAVRNNLVLDTNALGSGIAISNQKFLDPFSPLAGTITVDGNILVRAGAMNPNWNHPMGALRVDSYDSAINATVNITNTTITDSPYSAFEFVSGGGQGYPVRDVTVDGATVRNAGTVVVQAEAQGAATFRDVTATGVGVAGVYNCPYPANSGTFALTDGGGNSGWSTSWSDCSTWPQPGQGNPDPDPNRNLAKGRPATATGSQDVYTPGKAVDGDANSYWESTNNAFPQSWTVDLGSVQAVRRLVLKLPPSSAWGARTQTLTVLGSTDNATYATVVGAQGYRFDPATGNTATVSLPSGTGLRYLRLSVSANTGWPAGQFSEVEAYPTS, from the coding sequence ATGCGCAGATCTGTCAGGGGCATGCCAGTCATCACGGTGGTCGCCCTCTCCGCCGGCCTTCTCACCGCCACGGCGCCCACCGCCCACGCGGCGGCGGGTGCCACCCTCCCCTTCACCTCGGTCGAGGCCGAGTCCGCCACCACGACCGGCACGAGGATCGGCCCCGATCACACGCAGGGCACGCTCGCTTCGGAGGCGTCCGGGCGGCAGGCGGTACAGCTCGCCTCGGGTCGGCGCGTCGAGTTCACCGTGCCGCGCGCCGCCAACGCCGTGAACGTCGCCTACAGCGTCCCCGACGGCCAGGCGGGCACGCTGAACGTCTACGTCAACGGCACCAGACTCGCGAAGACCCTCCCGGTGACCTCCAAGTACTCCTACATCGACACCAGTTGGATCCCCGGGGCCAAGACGCACCACTTCTTCGACAACGCCCGCCTCCTGCTCGGGCAGAACGTCCAGGCGGGCGACAAGGTCGCCTTCGAGGCGGCGGGTACCCAAGTCACCGTGGACGTGGCCGACTTCGAGCAGGTCGCCGCGGCCGCCGGCCAGCCCGCCGGGTCCGTGTCCGTCACCTCCAAGGGCGCCGACCCCACCGGCAACGGCGACTCCACCCAGGCCTTCCGGGAGGCGATCTCCGCCGCCCAAGGGGGAGTGGTCTGGATCCCGCCGGGCGACTACCGGCTGACCTCCGCGCTCAGCGGAGTCCAGAACGTGACCCTCCAGGGCGCCGGAAGCTGGCACTCGGTCGTGCACTCCTCCCGCTTCGTCGACCAGTCCGGCTCCTCGGGGGGCGTCCACATCAAGGACTTCGCGGTCATCGGCGAGGTCACCGAGCGCGTCGACTCCAACCCGGACAACTTCGTCAACGGATCGCTCGGACGCGGCAGTTCGGTGTCCGGCATGTGGCTTCAGCACCTCAAGGTCGGCCTCTGGCTGACGGGCGACAACGACAACCTCGTCGTCGAGAACAACCGCTTCCTCGACATGACCGCCGACGGCCTCAACCTCAACGGCAACGCGCGCGGAGTCCGCGTCCGCAACAACTTCCTGCGCAACCAGGGCGACGACGCGCTCGCCATGTGGTCGCTGTACGCGCCGGACACGAACAGCAGCTTCGAGAACAACACCATCAGCCAGCCGAACCTGGCCAACGGCATCGCGATCTACGGCGGCACCGACATCGCGGTGAGGAACAACCTGGTCCTCGACACCAACGCCCTCGGCAGCGGCATCGCGATCTCCAACCAGAAGTTCCTCGACCCGTTCTCCCCGCTGGCCGGCACCATCACGGTCGACGGCAACATCCTGGTCCGCGCCGGCGCGATGAACCCCAACTGGAACCACCCGATGGGAGCGCTGAGGGTCGACTCCTACGACAGCGCCATCAACGCCACGGTGAACATCACCAATACGACCATCACCGACAGCCCCTACAGCGCCTTCGAGTTCGTGTCCGGCGGCGGACAGGGGTATCCGGTCCGTGACGTCACCGTGGACGGCGCGACCGTCCGCAACGCCGGCACCGTCGTCGTGCAGGCCGAGGCGCAGGGCGCCGCCACCTTCCGCGACGTCACGGCGACGGGCGTCGGCGTGGCCGGCGTCTACAACTGCCCCTACCCGGCGAACTCGGGCACCTTCGCCCTCACCGACGGCGGCGGCAACTCCGGCTGGAGCACCTCCTGGTCGGACTGCTCGACCTGGCCGCAGCCCGGACAGGGCAACCCGGATCCCGATCCGAACCGCAACCTCGCCAAGGGCCGCCCGGCCACCGCCACCGGCTCCCAGGACGTATACACGCCCGGCAAGGCGGTCGACGGCGACGCGAACAGCTACTGGGAGTCCACCAACAACGCGTTCCCGCAGTCGTGGACCGTGGACCTCGGCTCGGTGCAGGCGGTCCGCCGCCTGGTGCTGAAGCTGCCGCCGTCCTCCGCGTGGGGCGCGCGCACCCAGACCCTCACCGTGCTGGGCAGCACCGACAACGCCACCTACGCCACCGTCGTCGGCGCGCAGGGCTACCGCTTCGACCCGGCGACCGGCAACACCGCCACCGTCTCCCTGCCCAGCGGGACCGGCCTGCGCTACCTCCGGCTCTCCGTCAGCGCCAACACGGGCTGGCCCGCAGGGCAGTTCAGCGAGGTGGAGGCGTATCCGACTTCGTGA